TGCCGCCGGTCTTCGGCAGGTGCAGGTAGACGAATCGGTCGGTGACGAACATGGGGCGGGATCGACGACGGGCTATCATACCGTCAGCCAACGGCGGCACGGCTCCAGCAGGACGCCTCGCCAAGCTTCAACCACCGTGGATCAGTTGCCTCAGCGTGACCACGACTCGCGTCTAAGCGGCGACGAGTGGCATCGCGTCATCGTGTATCCAGGTTTGCGCGAGGACGTGCTCGGCCGCCTTCAGCGCGGAGAGCTCTCGTCGTGGGGACGAGCCGTGCTCGACGCGACCGCACCCGGAGAGCGCGTGCTCGAGATCGGCAGCGGGTCGGGCGAAATCTCGCTCGCGCTCGCGCTCGCGGGCCGATCGGTCGCGCTGCTCGACATCAGCGCCGACAGCCTGGCGTTCGCGCGCGGCTGTGCGCAGTATCTCGGCGTCCATGTCGACGTGATCCAGGCGGACGCGATGCAGCCGCTGCCGTTCGCCGGCAACGCGTTCGACGCCGTGTGGAGCTCCGGCCTGCTCGAGCA
This Acidobacteriota bacterium DNA region includes the following protein-coding sequences:
- a CDS encoding class I SAM-dependent methyltransferase, giving the protein MDQLPQRDHDSRLSGDEWHRVIVYPGLREDVLGRLQRGELSSWGRAVLDATAPGERVLEIGSGSGEISLALALAGRSVALLDISADSLAFARGCAQYLGVHVDVIQADAMQPLPFAGNAFDAVWSSGLLEHFTEPERHPMLADQARVTRRRVLSLVPNAASLAYRIGKDMQEADGTWIYGIEVPVHTLRDEFRAAGLQPLPEFSVGAHHALNFLPVGHALRNELARWMADKSDAALGTYNQGYLLVTIGVKPA